The following proteins are encoded in a genomic region of Natrinema sp. DC36:
- a CDS encoding antitoxin VapB family protein, protein MGTADEQIRVSDLVKRELEKRKREGESYNDVLERVLGEKTVGDFSDGFGRWSGEEAQSVREGRQKAKEKRKERMRQRAENSA, encoded by the coding sequence ATGGGCACGGCCGATGAGCAGATTCGAGTGAGTGACCTAGTGAAACGCGAACTGGAGAAACGGAAGCGCGAAGGCGAGAGTTACAACGACGTCCTCGAGCGTGTACTTGGCGAGAAGACCGTAGGCGACTTCTCCGATGGGTTTGGTCGCTGGTCCGGTGAGGAAGCTCAGAGCGTCCGTGAGGGTCGCCAGAAAGCCAAGGAAAAGCGCAAGGAGCGAATGCGCCAACGGGCCGAGAACAGCGCGTGA
- a CDS encoding helix-turn-helix domain-containing protein has translation MGNTQSTDSAGRIGRETTFPRAVVHKRILSVAEARPDASMEAVADEVTGATTSLVEQVLDEYGDPGRLTTDDPESEPDDDDRSGEADLSGDVDSSEDADPNGDGGPSSDDDRGSVGEDDDSMILGEQRSTAYDDRDSGVTDSAMSTHDSPDESRPLETADITEKQLETLHEIERRPNATQAELAERLGVTSATISQRVNGIDGFDWSERQTFVARLFDRSDPPLEMDDANSDEEAEADAAADETASIDDDLDEGSVEGAYTDGTGTDDTESAVRAGGLDADTAVSASGSDADSTGTARGTKETDSSGEGSLGGDSPEGDTLETDSLEAGESADREDRASGSNAAAHASGPGARDGHPSTGSPLADERESTATNEDDEIDELAARVEALERQLASDQAVFADPELVHKVAHACLESEQISDAEELRILKQLLTTR, from the coding sequence ATGGGTAATACACAATCAACCGACTCAGCGGGCCGTATAGGGCGGGAAACGACGTTTCCGCGAGCGGTCGTCCACAAGCGAATCCTGTCCGTCGCGGAAGCGCGACCGGACGCGTCGATGGAAGCCGTCGCCGACGAGGTCACCGGCGCGACCACGTCGCTCGTCGAACAGGTACTCGACGAATACGGCGACCCGGGACGCCTCACTACCGATGATCCCGAATCGGAACCGGACGACGACGATCGAAGTGGTGAGGCCGATCTGAGCGGGGATGTCGATTCGAGCGAGGATGCCGACCCGAACGGGGACGGCGGTCCGAGCAGCGACGACGATCGGGGATCGGTCGGGGAGGACGACGATTCGATGATCCTGGGGGAGCAGCGTTCGACAGCGTACGACGACCGCGATTCCGGAGTGACCGATTCAGCTATGAGCACCCACGACAGTCCCGACGAGAGTCGACCGCTCGAGACGGCCGATATCACCGAAAAACAACTGGAGACGCTCCACGAGATCGAGCGGCGGCCGAACGCGACGCAGGCGGAGCTCGCGGAGCGACTCGGCGTGACCAGCGCGACCATCAGTCAGCGTGTAAACGGGATCGACGGTTTCGACTGGTCCGAGCGCCAGACGTTCGTCGCGCGACTGTTCGACCGGTCGGATCCTCCCCTCGAGATGGACGACGCGAATTCCGACGAAGAAGCCGAAGCCGACGCAGCGGCGGACGAAACCGCGAGCATCGACGACGATCTCGACGAGGGATCGGTCGAGGGCGCGTATACTGACGGGACGGGAACTGACGACACGGAATCCGCGGTCCGTGCGGGTGGGCTCGACGCGGACACGGCGGTCAGTGCGAGTGGATCCGACGCGGATAGTACGGGGACGGCGCGCGGAACCAAGGAGACCGACTCATCCGGTGAAGGCTCTCTCGGGGGCGACTCACCCGAGGGCGACACGCTCGAGACAGACTCCCTCGAGGCCGGCGAGTCCGCGGATCGCGAGGACCGCGCGTCCGGTTCGAACGCCGCGGCGCACGCGTCGGGTCCCGGCGCTCGAGACGGTCATCCCTCGACCGGTAGCCCCCTCGCGGACGAGCGTGAGAGCACGGCGACGAACGAGGACGACGAAATCGACGAACTCGCTGCACGGGTCGAGGCGCTCGAACGCCAACTCGCGAGCGACCAAGCAGTCTTCGCGGATCCCGAACTCGTACACAAGGTCGCACACGCCTGTCTCGAGTCCGAACAGATCTCGGACGCCGAGGAATTGCGTATTCTGAAGCAGTTACTCACGACCCGCTAG